A genome region from Paludibacterium sp. B53371 includes the following:
- a CDS encoding nucleoside hydrolase, with product MTAQTRHKVLFDTDPGIDDAMALYLLHRHPDIELLGITTVHGNAHTDITTRNALYLCERFGIDAPVARGASQPLVGRKDHVPAMVHGEDALGNIGPIAPPRRQPDPRPAHRLIIDTVRQHPGEVTLVAVAPLTNLALALKEDPEIAGLVRQVVIMGGAFAIHAPGGNVSPVAEANILCDPYAADQVLTAPWPVVMVGLDVTHQVLMPRTLFQQLRDQGGEHGRLLWQISQQYLSFYARQEKIDGCFVHDASAVAYVINPALFQLRHGPIRVVTDGIAVGQTIQNASGRSYRSNAWQDIPSQAVCADVDADALLQMMMHTLTAH from the coding sequence ATGACCGCCCAGACCCGACACAAAGTCCTGTTCGATACCGACCCCGGCATCGACGATGCCATGGCGCTATACCTGCTGCACCGCCATCCCGACATCGAACTGCTCGGCATCACCACCGTGCACGGCAATGCCCACACCGACATCACCACCCGCAACGCCCTCTATCTGTGCGAACGCTTCGGCATCGACGCCCCGGTCGCCCGCGGCGCCAGCCAGCCGCTGGTCGGCAGGAAAGACCATGTGCCGGCGATGGTGCATGGCGAGGATGCCCTGGGCAACATCGGCCCCATCGCCCCGCCCCGGCGCCAGCCCGACCCGCGCCCGGCACACCGGCTGATCATCGACACCGTGCGTCAGCACCCCGGTGAAGTCACCCTGGTGGCCGTCGCCCCGCTGACCAACCTGGCGCTGGCCCTGAAAGAAGACCCGGAAATTGCCGGCCTGGTGCGCCAGGTCGTGATCATGGGCGGCGCGTTTGCCATCCACGCCCCGGGCGGCAACGTCAGCCCGGTGGCCGAAGCCAACATCCTGTGCGACCCCTACGCCGCCGACCAGGTACTCACCGCGCCCTGGCCCGTGGTGATGGTCGGCCTGGACGTCACCCACCAGGTACTGATGCCGCGCACCCTATTCCAGCAACTGCGCGACCAGGGCGGCGAACACGGTCGCCTGCTGTGGCAGATCTCGCAGCAATACCTGTCGTTCTATGCCCGCCAGGAGAAAATCGACGGCTGCTTCGTCCACGACGCCAGTGCCGTCGCCTACGTCATCAACCCGGCACTGTTCCAGCTGCGACACGGCCCGATCCGCGTCGTCACCGACGGCATTGCCGTCGGCCAGACCATCCAGAACGCCAGCGGCCGTTCATACCGCAGCAACGCCTGGCAGGACATCCCCTCCCAGGCCGTTTGCGCCGACGTCGATGCCGACGCCTTGCTGCAAATGATGATGCACACCCTCACGGCACATTGA
- a CDS encoding YkgJ family cysteine cluster protein — MTEDRILNTAPSDNPCTTCGACCAHFRVSFYCGELTGGSGGIVPAELASQLNPVMACMKGTETGNGRCIALRGTLGSPDIRCSIYPQRPSPCRAFNSWLDDGQPNPDCQRLRAGIGLPPLTPRTVAEPQLLSD; from the coding sequence ATGACTGAAGACCGCATCCTCAACACGGCCCCCTCCGACAACCCCTGCACGACCTGCGGCGCCTGCTGCGCCCACTTCCGCGTGTCATTCTATTGCGGCGAACTGACCGGCGGCTCCGGCGGCATCGTGCCGGCCGAACTCGCCAGCCAGCTCAACCCGGTCATGGCCTGCATGAAAGGCACCGAAACCGGCAACGGTCGCTGCATCGCCCTGCGCGGCACCCTCGGCAGCCCCGATATCCGCTGCAGCATCTATCCACAGCGCCCCAGCCCGTGCCGCGCCTTCAACAGCTGGCTCGATGACGGCCAACCCAATCCGGATTGCCAGCGCCTGCGTGCCGGCATCGGTCTGCCGCCGCTGACACCGCGCACCGTGGCCGAGCCCCAGCTGCTGAGCGACTGA
- a CDS encoding L,D-transpeptidase family protein, translated as MSFCAFIGKQAPSILARLVLALALQPVWSATFTLPADGSTVVGQIRKVEATHQNTLLDIGRHFDLGYAEMEGANPGMSVWTPHGDVVVPTQFILPPKPWSGIVVNIPQRRLFFFPKARHGQPAQVITYPISIAQPGWSTPLGTSKIIAKFKDPAWFVPKSIQAQHAREDGTPFPDYFPPGPDNPMGMLAMQTGLPGIYIHGTNHPWGVGLRTSHGCMHLYPEDAAQLFPLVSRGTPVTILNQPVVTGHLADEWMIAIFPPVAEYPDQPPLNDLVASALSNLPLPPPQIAMTRVAARLRQPGPIAVPLDINQPEPETTLEDITVEAYPFQPYDTNANTAQAPAGSPPATP; from the coding sequence ATGTCATTCTGTGCTTTTATAGGCAAGCAAGCACCATCCATCCTGGCCCGGCTCGTCCTCGCCCTGGCGCTGCAACCTGTCTGGTCGGCAACCTTCACCCTGCCCGCCGATGGCTCCACGGTCGTGGGACAAATCCGCAAAGTCGAGGCCACCCACCAAAACACCTTGCTCGACATCGGCCGCCACTTCGACCTGGGCTACGCCGAAATGGAAGGCGCCAACCCCGGCATGTCGGTCTGGACGCCCCATGGCGATGTCGTGGTCCCCACCCAGTTCATCTTGCCGCCCAAACCCTGGAGCGGCATCGTGGTCAACATCCCGCAGCGACGCCTGTTCTTCTTTCCCAAGGCCCGGCACGGCCAGCCGGCCCAAGTCATCACCTACCCGATCAGCATTGCCCAGCCCGGCTGGTCGACCCCCCTTGGCACCAGCAAGATCATCGCCAAGTTCAAGGATCCCGCCTGGTTCGTGCCCAAAAGCATCCAGGCTCAGCACGCGCGCGAAGACGGCACCCCCTTCCCGGACTACTTTCCCCCGGGACCAGACAATCCGATGGGCATGCTGGCCATGCAAACCGGATTGCCAGGCATCTACATTCATGGCACCAATCACCCCTGGGGCGTCGGTCTGAGAACCAGCCATGGCTGCATGCACCTTTACCCGGAAGATGCCGCACAATTGTTTCCCCTGGTCAGTCGCGGCACACCGGTCACCATCCTCAACCAGCCGGTCGTCACCGGACACCTGGCCGATGAGTGGATGATCGCCATTTTTCCCCCCGTGGCCGAATATCCCGACCAGCCCCCCCTCAACGATTTGGTCGCCAGCGCCTTGAGCAATCTTCCGCTGCCACCGCCACAGATCGCCATGACGCGGGTCGCCGCCCGCCTTCGCCAACCCGGCCCGATTGCCGTGCCACTGGACATCAACCAACCCGAACCAGAGACCACTCTGGAGGACATCACGGTCGAAGCCTATCCATTCCAGCCCTATGACACGAATGCCAATACCGCCCAGGCCCCGGCCGGAAGCCCGCCCGCCACACCGTGA
- a CDS encoding murein L,D-transpeptidase family protein: MVFALVAHAAVAHWSWIDIDTRQQTLTVLDGEHHPLAQFDDIAIGSGGVADVHRQGDHTTPRGHFHVVSIRPSATFKTFLLLDYPQQQQAELAWQRGEISQQVRDDIVAAAASGRLPPQDSPLGGAIGIHGLGRGSPDIQQRYNWTSGCIALTNRQIRRLARLVYPGMSVVIH; encoded by the coding sequence ATGGTGTTTGCCCTCGTGGCCCATGCGGCGGTCGCCCACTGGTCCTGGATCGACATCGATACCCGTCAACAGACCTTGACTGTGTTGGACGGGGAGCACCATCCGCTTGCGCAATTCGACGACATTGCCATCGGCAGTGGCGGGGTGGCCGATGTGCATCGTCAGGGGGATCACACCACGCCGCGCGGCCATTTCCATGTGGTGTCGATTCGTCCCTCCGCGACCTTCAAGACCTTTCTGCTGCTGGATTATCCGCAACAGCAACAGGCCGAGCTGGCCTGGCAACGGGGAGAGATCAGTCAGCAGGTTCGGGATGACATTGTGGCCGCAGCGGCCAGCGGGCGACTGCCGCCGCAGGATAGCCCGTTAGGCGGGGCCATCGGCATTCATGGTCTGGGGCGTGGCAGCCCGGATATTCAGCAGCGCTACAACTGGACCAGTGGTTGTATTGCGCTGACCAACCGTCAGATTCGCCGGCTGGCCCGCCTGGTCTATCCGGGCATGTCCGTGGTGATTCACTAG
- a CDS encoding Lpp/OprI family alanine-zipper lipoprotein, translated as MYINAIRTTTLIALSTAVLTLTGCASTSALEQLQGQVQQIKQQVGQTQQTADLALQKANAAQSTAMTAEQTANQAQQTASDTNQRLDQMFKKSMRK; from the coding sequence ATGTACATCAACGCCATTCGCACCACCACCCTGATCGCCTTGAGCACGGCCGTTCTGACCCTGACCGGTTGCGCCAGCACCAGCGCACTGGAACAACTGCAAGGCCAGGTTCAACAGATCAAGCAGCAAGTTGGCCAGACCCAGCAAACGGCAGATCTGGCCCTGCAAAAGGCCAATGCCGCCCAGTCCACCGCCATGACGGCAGAGCAAACGGCCAACCAGGCGCAACAGACGGCAAGCGACACCAATCAGCGTCTGGATCAGATGTTCAAAAAGTCGATGCGCAAGTAA
- a CDS encoding LysR family transcriptional regulator, with amino-acid sequence MINPLWLRSFRAVVQHGNYTRAAEQLDLTQAAISQHMARLESATGSLFVRQGRSLELTPRGQALLDYSQELDIATHRLQQRLSSSGPLSGPVSLAVPGSVGLKLYPALLAWQCHHPAIRIDMRFAPEPGILSALLAQEVELGIVTLPPSDSRLHRTLLGQEALCLVLPASSQASRWQDLVDLGWIGHPDGVAMASRWLARAFPGKQLADIPQRGFINQIGMILQPVARGLGFAILPQYAVQAFPDQQAIRLWPLPQPVSDNLWLLRRREWPLSRAAALAAEQLQQRLA; translated from the coding sequence ATGATTAATCCTCTGTGGCTGCGCTCCTTCCGCGCCGTCGTGCAACACGGCAACTACACCCGCGCCGCCGAGCAACTGGATCTGACCCAGGCCGCCATCAGCCAGCACATGGCCCGGCTGGAAAGCGCAACCGGCAGCCTGTTCGTGCGCCAGGGCCGCTCACTGGAACTGACCCCGCGCGGCCAGGCACTGCTCGATTACAGCCAGGAACTCGACATCGCCACCCACCGCCTGCAACAGCGCCTGAGCAGCAGCGGCCCGCTGTCCGGCCCGGTATCGCTGGCCGTACCGGGCAGCGTCGGCCTCAAACTCTACCCGGCCCTGCTGGCCTGGCAATGCCACCACCCCGCCATCCGCATCGACATGCGCTTCGCCCCCGAGCCCGGCATCCTCAGCGCCCTGCTGGCGCAGGAAGTCGAACTCGGCATCGTGACCCTGCCCCCCTCCGACAGCCGTCTGCATCGCACCCTGCTGGGCCAGGAAGCCCTGTGCCTGGTCCTGCCGGCCAGCAGCCAGGCCAGCCGCTGGCAGGATCTGGTAGACCTGGGCTGGATCGGCCACCCGGATGGCGTGGCCATGGCCAGCCGCTGGCTGGCACGCGCCTTTCCCGGCAAACAACTGGCCGACATCCCTCAACGCGGCTTCATCAACCAGATCGGCATGATCCTGCAGCCCGTCGCCCGCGGACTGGGCTTTGCCATCCTGCCGCAATACGCCGTGCAGGCTTTCCCCGACCAACAGGCCATTCGCCTCTGGCCGCTGCCGCAACCGGTCAGCGACAACCTGTGGCTGCTCCGGCGACGCGAATGGCCACTCAGCCGCGCGGCAGCACTGGCTGCCGAACAATTGCAGCAACGACTGGCCTGA
- a CDS encoding lactoylglutathione lyase family protein, with amino-acid sequence MQTMTYPRSFSHLGLSVTDLDAAVRFYTEVLGWYLIMPPTTITEDDSAIGVMCSDVFGPGWGSFRIAHLSTGDRVGVEIFQFANAERREDNFEYWKSGVFHFCVQDPDVEGLAARIVAAGGKQRMPVREYFPGEKPYRMVYMEDPFGNILEIYSHSYELTYSAGAYQGA; translated from the coding sequence ATGCAAACCATGACCTACCCCCGCAGTTTTTCTCATCTCGGCCTGTCGGTCACCGACCTGGATGCCGCTGTTCGTTTTTATACCGAAGTGCTCGGCTGGTATCTGATCATGCCGCCTACCACCATCACGGAGGACGATTCGGCCATCGGGGTGATGTGCAGCGATGTCTTCGGTCCGGGCTGGGGCTCGTTCCGCATTGCGCATTTGTCGACCGGGGACCGGGTCGGGGTGGAGATTTTCCAGTTCGCCAACGCGGAACGCCGCGAGGACAACTTCGAGTACTGGAAGAGCGGGGTGTTCCATTTCTGTGTGCAGGATCCGGATGTCGAGGGGCTGGCCGCGCGCATTGTGGCGGCGGGCGGCAAGCAGCGCATGCCGGTGCGTGAGTACTTCCCGGGCGAGAAGCCGTATCGCATGGTGTATATGGAGGATCCCTTCGGCAACATTCTGGAAATCTACAGCCACAGCTATGAGTTGACGTATTCGGCGGGCGCCTATCAGGGTGCTTGA
- a CDS encoding MFS transporter — protein sequence MTEQDHAGGGLFRADRMATSIGAVSLIMLLAFEAIAVAAVMPTVARALHGMDHYAVAFGGTLAASVVGMVLGGEVCDRRTPWLACWLGALLFTAGLLLAGLAGNMSLLVWGRVLQGLGAGLLSVALYVGCCRVMPASLHPQLFALFAAGWVVPALVGPVVAAGLVAWLGWRAVFLLVALLTPLALGLLWPAMSRLPRLTSGAPLRWEQPAWSLLAALGAMSLHQAVQCRSGLATALMVAAGLAAVLLAARRLLPHGSLRAAPGLPSVVAMRGLIAAAFFNAEAYIPLQLSRDGWSVAQAGAALTAGALMWSAGSALQARLPSAWRRRGLTAGFVLFVSGTLLALLAMRLGTPWVLVLGWAVVGLGIGLSFPMLSVLTMQLSRPEEQGSNASALQLSDALFSSVVLALGALLLQPAAGQMPSAMPALWTSALLALLAVWISPRSQQESEADSRHYMI from the coding sequence ATGACGGAGCAAGATCATGCCGGGGGCGGTTTGTTTCGTGCCGACCGCATGGCCACCAGTATCGGCGCCGTGTCGCTGATTATGTTGCTGGCGTTTGAGGCGATTGCGGTGGCGGCGGTGATGCCGACGGTGGCTCGTGCCCTGCATGGGATGGATCACTATGCGGTGGCCTTTGGCGGCACGCTGGCGGCATCGGTGGTCGGTATGGTGCTGGGGGGCGAGGTTTGTGACCGGCGCACGCCCTGGCTGGCCTGCTGGCTGGGGGCTTTGTTGTTTACTGCCGGGCTGCTGCTGGCCGGTCTGGCCGGCAATATGTCGCTGTTGGTGTGGGGGCGGGTGTTGCAGGGGCTGGGGGCGGGGCTGTTGTCGGTGGCTTTGTATGTCGGTTGTTGTCGGGTGATGCCGGCCAGCCTGCATCCGCAGTTGTTTGCGCTGTTTGCCGCGGGATGGGTGGTGCCGGCGCTGGTCGGCCCGGTGGTGGCCGCCGGGCTGGTCGCCTGGCTGGGGTGGCGCGCGGTGTTTTTGTTGGTGGCTTTGCTGACGCCGCTGGCCCTGGGGTTGTTGTGGCCGGCGATGTCACGTCTGCCGCGCCTGACATCTGGCGCGCCGCTGCGCTGGGAACAGCCGGCCTGGAGCCTGTTGGCGGCCCTGGGCGCCATGTCCCTGCATCAGGCGGTGCAATGTCGATCCGGCCTGGCCACCGCCCTGATGGTGGCGGCCGGTCTGGCGGCGGTGCTGTTGGCCGCCCGGCGCCTGTTGCCGCACGGCAGTCTGCGTGCGGCGCCCGGTTTGCCCTCCGTGGTCGCGATGCGCGGCCTGATTGCGGCGGCATTCTTCAATGCCGAGGCCTATATTCCCTTGCAGTTGTCGCGTGATGGCTGGTCGGTGGCTCAGGCGGGGGCGGCGCTGACGGCCGGGGCCTTGATGTGGAGTGCCGGCAGTGCGTTGCAGGCGCGCTTGCCCTCGGCCTGGCGCCGCCGGGGGTTGACGGCCGGGTTTGTCCTGTTCGTCAGCGGCACGCTGCTGGCGTTGCTGGCGATGCGGCTGGGTACGCCCTGGGTGCTGGTGCTGGGTTGGGCGGTGGTTGGTCTGGGGATCGGTCTGTCGTTTCCGATGTTGTCGGTGCTGACCATGCAGTTGTCGCGTCCCGAGGAGCAGGGCAGCAATGCTTCGGCCTTGCAGTTGAGCGATGCGCTGTTCTCCAGCGTGGTGCTGGCGCTGGGTGCCTTGCTGTTGCAGCCTGCTGCCGGGCAAATGCCCAGTGCCATGCCGGCGCTGTGGACGTCGGCCTTGCTGGCGCTGCTGGCGGTGTGGATTAGTCCGCGCAGTCAGCAAGAAAGTGAAGCTGATTCACGTCATTATATGATTTAA
- a CDS encoding AraC family transcriptional regulator: MDQTGIQIDKNRIGEVGESSLYFHTPSAIDLLFPYHVAACGRTRALPSQAAVVRRYDQHVLILTLAGQGEVEVNGQPYLAGPGSLCWLDTGRQYAHSCSRHSDDWHYLWLGMQGFGLDSLLASLSHGDRPPVIVLDQAAPVQHLFETLIERMATRPPDQSAADNADVAQILARLLNQQTAALTPDRLSPVQQVMQQMRAALARPWHLPELARLAGLSVSQLHRVFRHSTGMSPMSWLRLERIHAAKTLLVSDTRSIAAVAEAVGYPDPYHFSRDFRRLTQRSPSAFRLAGGA; this comes from the coding sequence ATGGACCAGACAGGCATACAGATAGACAAAAATCGCATCGGTGAAGTGGGCGAGAGCAGCCTGTACTTTCACACCCCCTCAGCCATCGACTTGCTGTTTCCTTACCATGTGGCGGCGTGCGGCCGCACGCGCGCGCTGCCATCACAAGCGGCCGTCGTGCGGCGCTATGACCAGCATGTGCTGATCCTGACCCTGGCCGGGCAGGGGGAGGTCGAAGTCAACGGACAACCATACCTCGCCGGGCCGGGCAGCCTGTGCTGGCTCGATACCGGCCGGCAATATGCGCACAGCTGCAGCCGCCATTCAGACGACTGGCACTATCTGTGGCTCGGCATGCAGGGCTTCGGCCTGGACAGCCTGCTCGCCTCGCTCAGCCACGGCGACCGCCCGCCGGTCATCGTGCTCGACCAGGCCGCCCCGGTACAGCACCTGTTCGAGACACTGATCGAGCGCATGGCAACCCGCCCGCCCGACCAGAGTGCCGCCGATAACGCCGATGTCGCGCAGATTCTGGCCCGGTTGCTCAATCAGCAGACCGCCGCACTCACGCCCGACCGCCTCTCGCCCGTGCAGCAGGTCATGCAGCAAATGCGCGCCGCCCTGGCACGACCATGGCACCTGCCCGAGCTGGCCCGACTGGCCGGCCTGTCAGTGTCCCAACTTCACCGCGTCTTCCGCCACAGCACCGGCATGTCCCCCATGAGCTGGCTGCGCCTGGAGCGCATTCACGCCGCCAAAACCCTGCTGGTCAGCGATACGCGCAGCATCGCGGCGGTGGCCGAGGCCGTGGGCTACCCCGACCCCTACCACTTCAGTCGTGACTTCAGGCGACTGACCCAGCGCTCACCCAGCGCCTTTCGCCTGGCTGGCGGGGCCTGA
- a CDS encoding YjjI family glycine radical enzyme, which yields MSEILRVLQQIATDPTLSPAQKAHALSVTAERLLPYPALDEATQAALDARIICDMYEGHAPYKPRYVLPDYAVLLQQGSAWLELPPPQTLEEAIHTLMIAYHHVPSVTGMPVFIGHLDQLLLPFCEGVSDEVLYRQIKLFWRYLDRTLPDAFMHANIGPDDNRVARAVLQVDAELQQVAPNLTFLYDPAVSGEAMLRLCTDNIIRCGKPHIANHPLQRQAFDARGYAVVSCYNSLPLGGGASTLTRINLARVARLSRDEDDFFRHQLPRYVDLNARLTRSRVNYLFEQSGFFVSSFLVAEGWIDPARFTAMFGVFGMAEAVNQLQDLAGRAGRYGHDATANALGYRISAELARLVAAEPMDHVWRGHAMLHAQAGISSDQDATPALRIPYGSEPDPVTHVLALLPHHAYYLSGISEILTLDETVRANPEAVYQLAQGALASGLREFTANVQHNDLVRVTGYMIRLSDVQRFNEARGSRINTTVLGAEAAASTGILARQPRVVAQEWLAGAER from the coding sequence ATGTCCGAAATCTTGCGTGTTTTGCAGCAAATTGCCACTGATCCGACGCTGAGTCCGGCGCAGAAGGCCCATGCCCTGTCGGTGACGGCCGAGCGCCTCTTGCCTTATCCCGCGCTGGACGAGGCGACGCAGGCGGCGCTGGATGCGCGCATCATCTGCGATATGTATGAAGGTCATGCCCCGTACAAGCCGCGCTATGTGCTGCCGGATTACGCCGTGTTGCTGCAGCAGGGCTCGGCCTGGCTGGAGTTGCCGCCACCGCAGACGCTGGAGGAGGCGATTCATACGCTGATGATTGCCTATCATCATGTCCCCTCGGTGACGGGGATGCCGGTGTTTATCGGGCATCTCGACCAATTGTTGCTGCCGTTTTGCGAGGGGGTCAGTGATGAGGTGTTGTACCGCCAGATCAAGTTGTTCTGGCGTTACCTTGACCGCACGCTGCCGGATGCCTTCATGCATGCCAATATTGGCCCGGACGACAACCGCGTGGCGCGGGCCGTCCTGCAGGTGGATGCCGAGTTGCAGCAGGTCGCGCCCAACCTGACCTTCCTGTATGACCCGGCCGTCAGTGGTGAAGCCATGCTGCGGCTTTGTACCGACAACATCATCCGCTGCGGCAAGCCGCATATCGCCAATCACCCGCTGCAACGGCAGGCCTTCGATGCGCGCGGTTATGCGGTGGTCAGCTGTTACAACTCGCTGCCACTGGGCGGCGGGGCGTCGACGCTGACGCGGATCAATCTGGCGCGGGTCGCGCGGCTGAGCCGTGATGAGGACGATTTCTTCCGGCATCAGTTGCCACGCTATGTCGATCTGAACGCCCGGCTGACCCGCAGCCGGGTGAATTATTTGTTTGAGCAGTCGGGCTTTTTTGTCTCGTCCTTTCTGGTGGCGGAGGGCTGGATTGATCCCGCGCGCTTCACGGCGATGTTCGGCGTGTTCGGCATGGCCGAGGCGGTGAATCAGCTGCAGGATCTGGCCGGGCGTGCCGGCCGCTACGGCCACGATGCCACGGCCAATGCCCTCGGTTACCGGATTTCCGCCGAGCTGGCACGCCTGGTGGCGGCCGAGCCGATGGATCATGTCTGGCGCGGGCATGCCATGCTGCATGCCCAGGCGGGGATCAGTTCGGACCAGGATGCGACGCCGGCCCTGCGCATTCCCTATGGCAGCGAGCCGGATCCGGTGACGCATGTGCTGGCCTTGCTGCCGCATCATGCTTATTACCTGTCCGGCATTTCGGAAATCCTGACGCTGGATGAAACCGTGCGGGCCAATCCCGAGGCCGTGTATCAACTGGCGCAGGGAGCACTGGCCAGCGGCTTGCGCGAGTTCACCGCCAATGTGCAGCACAATGATCTGGTGCGCGTGACCGGCTATATGATCCGCCTGTCGGATGTGCAGCGTTTCAACGAGGCCAGGGGGTCGCGCATCAATACCACCGTCCTGGGGGCGGAGGCCGCGGCGTCTACGGGGATTCTGGCGCGTCAGCCACGGGTGGTGGCGCAGGAGTGGCTGGCCGGTGCCGAACGCTGA
- a CDS encoding YjjW family glycine radical enzyme activase — MPNAEQNQPAAGLTAQVSRMLRWSVVDGPGNRMVLFLQGCPFDCPSCHNPHTIGRCDHCGDCLAVCPGGALLREAGRVVYRRDACTHCDACLKVCPRDANPKVQTLGVAAVLALLREQRAFLNGITLSGGEPTGQHAFIAALFAAIKAAPDLCHLSCFIDSNGHFGARGWDRLLPLTDGVMLDIKALDPGRHRHLTGRDPHLSLASAHRLARAGKLHELRFLLIPGQTDQPEEITALIALMQTIGLSIPVRLNAFHHHGVRAAAQTWPAMTRERLLWVADCLRAGGVQQVITPAVWLPA; from the coding sequence GTGCCGAACGCTGAACAGAATCAGCCTGCTGCCGGGCTGACGGCACAGGTGTCGCGCATGCTGCGCTGGTCGGTGGTGGACGGTCCGGGCAACCGGATGGTGTTGTTTCTGCAAGGCTGCCCGTTTGATTGCCCGAGCTGCCATAACCCGCATACGATCGGGCGTTGTGACCACTGCGGGGATTGTCTGGCGGTGTGTCCGGGCGGCGCCTTGCTCCGCGAGGCCGGACGCGTGGTGTACCGGCGCGATGCCTGCACCCACTGCGATGCCTGCCTGAAAGTCTGTCCGCGCGATGCCAATCCCAAGGTGCAAACCCTGGGGGTGGCGGCGGTGCTGGCCTTGTTGCGCGAGCAACGGGCCTTTCTCAATGGGATAACGCTGTCCGGCGGCGAGCCGACGGGGCAGCATGCCTTCATCGCCGCGCTGTTCGCCGCCATCAAGGCGGCGCCGGATCTGTGTCATCTGAGCTGCTTCATCGACAGTAACGGCCATTTTGGCGCCCGGGGCTGGGACAGGCTGCTGCCGTTGACCGACGGGGTGATGCTGGATATCAAAGCGCTGGATCCGGGTCGGCACCGGCATTTGACCGGACGCGACCCGCATCTGTCTCTGGCCTCGGCACACCGGCTGGCCCGGGCCGGCAAGCTGCACGAACTGCGCTTCCTGCTGATTCCGGGGCAGACCGATCAGCCGGAGGAAATCACGGCCCTGATTGCGCTGATGCAGACGATCGGTTTGTCGATCCCTGTCCGGCTCAATGCCTTTCATCACCACGGCGTGCGTGCGGCGGCACAGACCTGGCCCGCCATGACTCGCGAGCGTTTGTTGTGGGTGGCGGATTGTCTGCGGGCGGGGGGCGTGCAGCAGGTCATCACGCCGGCGGTGTGGTTGCCGGCGTAG
- a CDS encoding DJ-1/PfpI family protein, giving the protein MHIAILTFDGFNELDSLIAYGLLNRIKQPDWHVSIASPTPQVTSMNGLQLTRQIPLDEASQADGVIIGSGMKTREIVEDDALMAQLQLDPTRQLLAAQCSGTLILAQLGLLREIPACTDLITKPWVQAAGVDVLPQPFFARDNLATAGGCMASSYLAAWMLTRLAGPQAARDALHYVAPVGEKDSYVAQAMGHITPYLPDTIATV; this is encoded by the coding sequence ATGCATATCGCCATTCTGACCTTCGACGGCTTCAATGAGCTCGACTCGCTCATTGCCTATGGTCTGCTCAACCGCATCAAGCAGCCCGACTGGCACGTTTCGATCGCCAGCCCGACGCCCCAGGTGACGTCGATGAATGGCCTGCAGCTGACCAGACAGATTCCCCTCGACGAGGCCAGCCAGGCAGATGGCGTCATCATTGGCAGTGGCATGAAAACCCGGGAAATTGTCGAAGATGACGCGCTGATGGCTCAGCTGCAGCTGGATCCGACGCGACAACTGCTGGCGGCGCAATGCTCGGGCACACTCATCCTGGCGCAGCTGGGCCTGCTGCGGGAGATCCCGGCCTGTACCGACCTGATCACCAAGCCCTGGGTGCAGGCCGCCGGCGTCGACGTGCTCCCCCAGCCCTTCTTTGCCCGCGACAATCTGGCCACCGCCGGAGGCTGCATGGCGTCCAGCTATCTGGCCGCGTGGATGCTGACCCGGCTCGCCGGCCCGCAGGCCGCACGAGACGCCCTGCACTACGTGGCGCCGGTCGGCGAAAAAGACAGCTATGTGGCCCAGGCCATGGGCCACATCACCCCCTATCTGCCCGACACCATCGCGACGGTCTGA